From Nocardia sp. NBC_00416:
CGTGGGTGCGGTTCACCGCGGGCCGGACCGGGCGATTGCTGCTGACGCTGATCGCGTCGCTCGGACTCACAGCGGTACTCGTCTGCGGTCTGCTGTTCGACGGAGCGCGCCAGTTCCCCGGACCGGCCGCCCTGTTCCCGGTGGGGGCCGCGGTGGCGCTGATCGTCGCCGGCATCCCGACCGTGACCGGCTGGCGGTCGGTCGTATCCCGGCTGCTCGCCTCTCGGCCGATGGTCGAACTGGGTTCGATCGCCTATTCCCTGTACCTGTGGCATTGGCCGCTGCTGATCTACTACCTGGTGCAGACCGGGAAACCGCATGCGGGCCTCGGCGGTGGGCTGATGGTCATCAGTGTGTCGCTGGTGCTGGCGGTCCTGACCAACAAGTTCGTCGAGGAGCCCCTGCGGTTGCGGTCGGGCCGCGCGGTCGTGGCGCCGGTGTGGCAACGCCGGATCCCCGGTGTGGCGGTCGGACTGGTCGGGGTGCTGGTGCTCGCCGCCTGCGTCTCGTGGCAGGTGGTGATGGCGCGCACCCCGTCCGAACCGGTCGAAGCGCTACCGGTCAACGAGTATCCGGGTGCCGAAGCCCTGTTCGCCGGTGCGGCGGTCCCGGTGGCGAAACTGCGGCCGTCGATCCTGGAGGCATCCAATGATCTTCCGGCGCCGACCCGCGACGGATGTATCTCCGACTGGTTCAACAAAGAAGTGGTCACCTGCACCTACGGTGATCCGAACGGTTCGCGCACCGTCGCCATGGTCGGGAACTCCCATACCGAGCACTGGATGCCCGCCATGGACGCGCTGGCCCAGGTGCGCGATATCAAGGTCGTCGTCTACTTGAAGATGGGGTGTTCGCTCAATATCCGTGACGACGCGCAATACCGGGGTCTCGATATCTCCGATTGCCGCGACTGGTCCCGCGAAGTGATCGATATGCTCGCCGCCGATCCGCCGGACTGGGTGTTCACCACCGCCACCGCGCCCGTCTGGCCCAGCGGCGGCGACGTGGTGCCCGCCGAGTACCTCGATGTGTGGGCCGCGCTGGCGGAACGGAACCTGAACGTTCTCGCGATCCGCGATACCCCGTGGCTGCGCAGCCCCACCGGGATCCGCTACAGCGCGGTGGACTGCCTGGCCGCCGGTGGCGACAGCGCGACCTGCGGAATGCCGCGTGCGACGGCGCTGGCGCCGGTCAATCCGGCACTGGTGGTCGCGCCGGCGTTCCCCAATATGCGACTGCTGGATCTCACCGACTCGGTGTGCGGACCCGATATCTGCCGGGTGGTCGAGGGAAATGTGCTCGTCTACCACGACGAGCACCATCTCAGTGCGAGCTACGCGCGGACCCTCGCCCCCGAGCTGGAGCGTCAGATCGGCACGGCCACCGGCTGGTGGTGACGGTCGCGGCCGGTGCGCGAGACCCCGCGCACCGGCCGCGCGCAGCGCCATCCGCTTACGCGGGCAGGCCGGTCCGTCGGACGGCGGCCGCTGTCGTGCCCGTGGCGGCCTGGATCACCATGGGGTGACAGGTGGCTTCACCCAGAGCAGTTTCTCGTCGCTGTGCGGCCGCTGCGCCGCCGTGTGCGTGGGATGACGCGTGGCCCACAGGGCCTTCTCGTCCAACAGCTGCGCGACCGACCGCCAAGTCTCCTCGCTACTCGGCGGATTGGCTCCCGCGGCCCGGGCGAGTTTGCGGCGCACCGCCGCCGCCATATCGAGCAGGTCGGCTCCCGAAATATCCCGGTCCCACAGATAACCGGCCAGCTGCCGCGCCTTGGCGGCTCGACCGGCCTCCGCGGCCGGGGAATGCGCGTAATCGGCCATGAGCAAGTGTAAGAGTCTCTCGGAGAAGGAGGTTCGGGCCGTCCGTACAGGCGGCCCGACACCATTGCCCGTGCACTCGGGGCGGTCCCGGAGGAGGCCGTCGGCCCGGCGCGCGGTGGAATACGCGTCGATGCCGCCCAGCGCACTGGACGGCATCGACTGCCCACTTCGTTGTGGAGCACCCACGCCATTGTGGGTGTACGCGGAATCCGTTCGTGGACCGGGGCCGTCGGGCGCTCGCTTCGTTGCGAGGCCGGTCGGGCCTGGTTGAACTGTGCTGGTCCGCAAAGGAGTTCGCGGGCTGTGTTTTTTTGCGCCGCCTGCGGCGGCGCGGGGTTGAGGCCCCCTTGGTCCCGGCGTTCAGCCCTCGAGACTCGAGGCTTCGCCTCATGCGCTTTCGAGGGCTGAACGCCGGGACCAAGGGGGCCTCAACCCTTTGGGGTGCCTCGCTGAACTCGGCTCCGGCGGTTACGTCGGAGATCGAAGTCCGGGCACCCGCTCGACGATCGCTCTGGTAGACCTCTACGGTCTTTCGAGAGTTCGCCTGGCAGATCTCTACGGTCTTTGTGCGAACGCCCGCGGTGCCTTTACCACGTGCCCCAGCGACCGCATCGGTAGTGGCCTCTTCCGCGGATGGTCTACATCCATGGCCTGCCGGCTATGGAGCGAAGGAGCGCAGCGAACTGGGCTGCGGTCCAAAGCCGGGGATCGCCAGGACTTCGTCCCGCGCCTCGATCGCTTCTGCCGATCGGTCGGCTTCCATGGTCGGGGCCCGCCCCGGTTCTGGAGCGACGGAGCGAGGGAGCGCAGCGACTGAGCGGAGGAGTGAAGAACCGGGGTTGACAAGGGCCCCGACCCCGCCCCGCCGGAGGCGGGGCAGAAGTCTCAGTAGGCGCCGAAGACGTTGTCCATGGAGCCGTACTTCTGGAAGGCGTAGTTGCAGGCCGCGGCGATGTTGGAGACCGGGTTCCAGACGTCGAACGCGGTGCCCGGCACGTGGTAGGCGGCGAACGTGGGGTCGATCACCTGGAGCAGGCCCTTGGAGGGGATGCCCAGGAGTGCGTTGGAGTCCCAGTTGTTGATGGCGGCCGGGTCGCCCGAGGACTCGCGCAGGATATTGCGCTTGATCGAGTCGTAGCTGCCGGGGATGCCCTGCTGGGCCATGATGTCCATGGCCTCGTGGATCCAGCCGTCCAGGTTGTTCGGGTAGGCCGGGGCGGGCGCCGGTGCGGGGGCGGGGGCCGGGGCGGCCTCCGGGGCCGGAGCGGGCGCCAGAGCCTCGGGGGCGGGGGCGGGGGCCGGGATCGGCGCGGCTTCCGCGACCGGTGCGGCTACCGCGGCCGCTTCGGGGGCCGCGGCGGCGGGCTGCTGCTCGGCGACCATGGCGACCCGGCTGGGTTCGCTGTCGTCGGCCATGGATACCGCGGAGGACGCGGTGACGGCGACGATGCCGGCCGTGGCGAGGGCGAAGCCCAGGGCTTCGCGTTTGGTGCGGCGGCGCAGGGTGGGGAAACGGTGATTTTGCATGATCGGATTCGGTTCCTTGATCGGTCTCGGGATCCGGCCCGGTTCGGGCAGCACGGATCTACGGCGGCGGCCGGGTGGCTCGCGACCGGAAAACATGGCTGTGCTGTTGTCGGGTTCTTTTGTGTGACACCGAACGCAGGCTGGTTCGGGTCCGGATGGCGCAAGCCACGGTTACCGGGTGGGTTCCCGGTCCGCTGCGCCCGCAGGAACTTCACCGGTGTGGTGAAGTCGAGTGGACTCGGGTTCGGTTATCGCGATACCGTTTGTGGTTGTCGCGCCGGCGAGTTTTTCCGGTTGTTTCCAACCTGGTGTCCACAACTTCGCGGGCTAACCGAACTTCAGGTCGTTCAAGACCGGATCTCAGAATGGTCACAGCAGGTGAACAGAGGGTTAACGCAGCCTGAGAATATCTTAAGTGCGATCTTGAAGTGAGAAATGAACGTGTTGCACCAGCGCGTCGACCTGGGGAAATAGTTCTAAACCTGATGTGGCGCAGGGCGCAAAATTTCTGTTCGATAACGCTGGTTTCGAGTGTTCGTGATGGTTCCGTGATTCGAAAACGGGTGGTCGCGACCCTTCGGCGGGCGTATCGGCCACCCGTCCGTGACCGGCGGTCGGCAGCGGGTCCGCCGGGGGGTGGAATCCCACCGTGGCGGATGGTGTGATGAGGTCCTGCAGGCCCAGCGTCCGGGTCGTCGCCGGGCCCGGACCGATATCGGAAAGAGAGCCCGCGATGGACTCGACGACGAGTTATCCGCAGCTGTTCACCCCGCTCGAAGTAGGGCGCACCACGCTGCGGAACAGGGTGGTCATGGGATCGATGCACACCGGTCTGGAGGACCGGGCATGGGATATGAACCGGTTGGCCGCCTATTTCGCCGAACGCGCGCGCGGCGGGGTCGGCCTGATCATCACCGGCGGTTACGCCCCGAATCGCACCGGCTGGCTGCTGCCGTTCGGCGCGAAACTCACCAACCGGACCGAGGCCTACCGGCACCGGACGATCACTCGCGCGGTGCACGCGGCCGGGGGAAAGATCGCGCTGCAGATCCTGCACGCCGGGCGTTATGCCTACGTTCCCGGCAGCGTATCCGCGTCGTCGATCAAAGCCCCGATCAATCCCTTCCGGCCCCGCGCGTT
This genomic window contains:
- a CDS encoding acyltransferase family protein, translated to MLRIKERDLAGDPPAPEPVAAARSADYRLDLDGLRGIAIALVVAFHVWYGKVSGGVDIFLVLSGFFFTGMLLRQVERTGGVGLRQTAVRTARRLLPALMVVLALVAVVTVLSRPYSTWGNMSGQTIATAFYYQNWYLAQSAESYLAADPSVSPLQHMWSMAVQGQFYLAIAVLLAVVGWVYRRLGRPTAVRPTVVVLVLALGTGSFVYAAVWMTKSQEWTYYDSGARAWELLTGALLAAVLPWVRFTAGRTGRLLLTLIASLGLTAVLVCGLLFDGARQFPGPAALFPVGAAVALIVAGIPTVTGWRSVVSRLLASRPMVELGSIAYSLYLWHWPLLIYYLVQTGKPHAGLGGGLMVISVSLVLAVLTNKFVEEPLRLRSGRAVVAPVWQRRIPGVAVGLVGVLVLAACVSWQVVMARTPSEPVEALPVNEYPGAEALFAGAAVPVAKLRPSILEASNDLPAPTRDGCISDWFNKEVVTCTYGDPNGSRTVAMVGNSHTEHWMPAMDALAQVRDIKVVVYLKMGCSLNIRDDAQYRGLDISDCRDWSREVIDMLAADPPDWVFTTATAPVWPSGGDVVPAEYLDVWAALAERNLNVLAIRDTPWLRSPTGIRYSAVDCLAAGGDSATCGMPRATALAPVNPALVVAPAFPNMRLLDLTDSVCGPDICRVVEGNVLVYHDEHHLSASYARTLAPELERQIGTATGWW
- a CDS encoding transglycosylase SLT domain-containing protein codes for the protein MQNHRFPTLRRRTKREALGFALATAGIVAVTASSAVSMADDSEPSRVAMVAEQQPAAAAPEAAAVAAPVAEAAPIPAPAPAPEALAPAPAPEAAPAPAPAPAPAPAYPNNLDGWIHEAMDIMAQQGIPGSYDSIKRNILRESSGDPAAINNWDSNALLGIPSKGLLQVIDPTFAAYHVPGTAFDVWNPVSNIAAACNYAFQKYGSMDNVFGAY